Proteins from one Terriglobia bacterium genomic window:
- a CDS encoding PadR family transcriptional regulator translates to MAKRGAQPLQGEVLQGTLDLLILQTLVLGPAHGHTIAYAIEHRSDDVLQVEHGSLYPALHRLEDRGWIASFWGTSENNRRARYYRLTRAGRKQLAEQTSRWEQLVQAINRVLRPASE, encoded by the coding sequence ATGGCCAAACGAGGCGCCCAACCCCTGCAAGGCGAAGTCCTGCAGGGCACGCTTGATTTATTGATCCTGCAGACGCTGGTGCTCGGTCCGGCGCACGGACACACCATCGCTTACGCCATCGAACATCGCTCCGATGACGTGCTGCAAGTCGAGCACGGCTCGCTCTATCCGGCGCTGCACCGTCTGGAAGACCGCGGCTGGATCGCGTCCTTCTGGGGAACGTCAGAGAACAACCGTAGAGCGCGCTATTACCGCCTGACCCGCGCCGGGCGCAAGCAGCTCGCTGAACAAACCAGCCGCTGGGAACAGTTGGTGCAGGCCATCAACCGCGTTCTCCGCCCGGCCAGCGAGTAA
- the mtnA gene encoding S-methyl-5-thioribose-1-phosphate isomerase gives MIKTLEWTSDGVRFIDQTRLPTEEIYVTCRTYSEVADAIRDMIVRGAPAIGVAAAMGIALGVQASSAKDQHTLRVELEQISKVMGETRPTAVNLFWAIRRMQKLFESLAARPLAQIKSALVAEAQQMYLEDIAANQAMGRYGATLMPASGGVLTHCNAGALATCGYGTALGVIRAAIEAGKNIHVFADETRPFLQGARLTTWELTKDNIPTTLIADNMAGTMMRLGKIQAVVVGADRIAANGDVANKIGTYSVAVLAREHAIPFYVAAPWSTVDMSMQSGNEIPIEERARKEITHHGGKQMAPDAVLVENPAFDVTPAKYVTAIITERGIAKAPYGEAMKTLAEAEAVKV, from the coding sequence GATCAAGACATTGGAATGGACCTCTGACGGCGTCCGCTTTATTGACCAGACCCGGCTGCCGACGGAAGAAATCTACGTCACCTGCCGCACCTACAGTGAGGTAGCCGACGCCATCCGCGACATGATCGTGCGCGGCGCTCCGGCCATTGGCGTGGCCGCGGCCATGGGCATCGCCCTGGGCGTGCAGGCTTCTTCCGCGAAGGACCAGCACACTCTGCGCGTCGAGCTTGAACAGATTTCCAAAGTCATGGGCGAAACCCGCCCCACCGCCGTCAACCTGTTCTGGGCCATCCGCCGCATGCAGAAGCTGTTCGAATCGCTGGCCGCTAGACCGCTGGCCCAGATCAAGTCCGCACTGGTCGCCGAGGCCCAGCAGATGTACCTGGAAGACATTGCCGCCAACCAGGCCATGGGACGCTACGGCGCCACGCTCATGCCGGCTTCCGGCGGCGTACTCACCCACTGCAACGCCGGCGCGCTGGCCACGTGCGGCTACGGCACCGCGCTGGGTGTGATCCGCGCGGCCATTGAAGCCGGAAAAAACATCCACGTCTTCGCCGACGAGACCCGCCCTTTTCTTCAGGGCGCGCGCCTCACCACCTGGGAGCTGACCAAGGACAACATTCCTACCACGCTCATCGCCGACAACATGGCCGGAACCATGATGCGCCTGGGCAAAATCCAGGCCGTGGTCGTGGGCGCGGACCGCATCGCCGCCAACGGTGACGTGGCCAACAAGATTGGAACATATTCGGTGGCCGTGCTGGCCCGGGAACACGCGATTCCCTTCTACGTCGCCGCACCCTGGTCCACGGTGGACATGAGTATGCAGTCCGGCAACGAGATCCCGATTGAAGAACGCGCCCGCAAGGAAATCACCCATCACGGCGGCAAACAGATGGCCCCCGACGCGGTGCTCGTCGAGAACCCGGCGTTTGACGTAACGCCCGCCAAGTACGTCACAGCCATCATCACCGAGCGCGGGATCGCGAAGGCGCCATACGGGGAAGCGATGAAGACCCTGGCCGAGGCGGAAGCCGTGAAAGTCTAG